Below is a window of Chelmon rostratus isolate fCheRos1 chromosome 23, fCheRos1.pri, whole genome shotgun sequence DNA.
CTGCACAACTCAACTCATGGGATCACGAAATGTGTCGTCATTTATTTACCCATCATGCAAAACTATCCTCTTGTTCTGACGGGCTTATGTTACTTCAAGATTGGTGACTTTGTTGACAATGTGGGAACGCCTGGGCACACACTCCAGGTCAAATTTGCTCTCATATATGGTGGGACAAAGCTTCCAGCGGTTGTTTCGGTAGATCCCCAGGTATGTGTAAACATCCGGCTTGTAGGACAGAGGGCATTTGACCCCTGTGGCACGGATGACAGAGTCCAGCCTTATAACCTCGCTCTCATCAGTGAAGTTCTGGTTATAGGCACAAATGACCTGCTGGCCCTCTCCCTTGGGATTATGGGGACTGACTTTAACGAGGGAGATCTTGCCATCCAGGGCTGCTCTGGCCACACACTCCCATGCATGGTCCAACTTGAAACCAGAGTCCAAGTGCATCAGCCACTTGCCTGTTAGCACTCCGTGGTTCAGGGCTAGCTCCTTCACTGTCTGGAAGCTGGCAG
It encodes the following:
- the c23h11orf68 gene encoding UPF0696 protein C11orf68 homolog, yielding MEEEVAPLDGEMETPYASDTYAAEAMAADMDPWIVFDSRRTPRSEFDGWLESNRPSQVYRFGDEEGGASRVGWIAVLGINHCPSIGDVTGLQESWEKLLASGRPASFQTVKELALNHGVLTGKWLMHLDSGFKLDHAWECVARAALDGKISLVKVSPHNPKGEGQQVICAYNQNFTDESEVIRLDSVIRATGVKCPLSYKPDVYTYLGIYRNNRWKLCPTIYESKFDLECVPRRSHIVNKVTNLEVT